The Glycine soja cultivar W05 chromosome 3, ASM419377v2, whole genome shotgun sequence genome window below encodes:
- the LOC114406926 gene encoding uncharacterized protein LOC114406926, with protein sequence MKSCISLKLRLSLPPAKKAWKSITSTLGKLHRSKSKAMKKPRKHYSKTTTKKVTKAPPKFLATKRFRRKRLALATVRSFIFGFHKKPAPVYIDKLFREPSCDLVGHLKPQTAQKPRTERLSGGEGTTKGGGSCTSESDDMWESLALASPQMQGIDERAEEFITRFRQEMAEQEMIARNF encoded by the coding sequence ATGAAATCCTGCATAAGCCTAAAGCTAAGGCTAAGTCTTCCACCTGCTAAAAAGGCATGGAAGAGCATCACTTCCACCCTTGGTAAACTTCATAGGTCCAAATCCAAAGCCATGAAGAAACCCAGAAAGCATTATTCAAAAACCACCACTAAAAAGGTTACCAAGGCCCCTCCTAAGTTCCTTGCTACCAAACGTTTTCGTCGCAAAAGATTAGCCTTAGCCACAGTGAGAAGCTTCATCTTCGGGTTCCACAAGAAGCCTGCACCTGTGTATATTGACAAGCTCTTTAGAGAGCCTTCATGTGACTTGGTGGGGCATTTGAAGCCACAGACAGCACAAAAACCACGAACTGAAAGGCTCTCTGGGGGAGAAGGAACAACAAAGGGTGGTGGATCTTGCACTTCAGAATCAGATGACATGTGGGAATCTTTGGCTTTAGCTTCACCTCAAATGCAAGGAATAGATGAACGAGCAGAGGAGTTCATCACTAGATTCAGACAAGAGATGGCGGAGCAAGAGATGATAGCAAGAAATTTTTAG
- the LOC114406927 gene encoding uncharacterized protein LOC114406927, translated as MASLCTTLLFCLLLLLTLSSHFVAEAERHGIPGFLYTRSRGRCTAQFWSGRREAWPRMVPETSTVSNVFGSRVYERYRSDLTLLEATARNDEESNPFGGLVKEGTAALLNSYAREGFPFKPWQVKTLLIKALVSHAEAASQANNFLLANQACS; from the exons aTGGCTTCACTGTGCACCACGCTTCTCTTTtgtctcctcctcctcctaacCTTATCTTCCCACTTTGTTGCAGAGGCAGAGAGACATGGTATACCCGGCTTCCTCTACACTCGGAGCAGAGGCAGATGCACGGCACA GTTTTGGAGCGGGAGGAGGGAGGCGTGGCCGAGGATGGTGCCGGAGACATCGACGGTGTCGAACGTGTTCGGTTCAAGAGTGTACGAACGGTACAGATCGGATCTGACATTGTTGGAAGCAACTGCGAGGAACGACGAGGAGAGTAACCCTTTCGGAGGATTGGTCAAAGAGGGAACCGCAGCGTTGCTTAACTCTTATGCCAGAGAGGGTTTCCCTTTCAAGCCTTGGCAGGTTAAGACTTTGCTCATAAAAGCGCTGGTTTCACACGCTGAAGCTGCTTCTCAAGCCAATAACTTCTTGTTGGCTAATCAGGCTTGCTcctaa